A part of Pseudomonas lutea genomic DNA contains:
- a CDS encoding esterase/lipase family protein — translation MPQEQATRYPIVLVPGLLGFVKLVVYPYWFGIVPALRRGGAQVIPVMVSAVNSTEIRGEQLLARVQEILEQTGAAKVNLIGHSQGALTIRYVAGVRPDLVASVTSIAGPNHGSELADYLEEHFPSHTIKGRVVNAAIRVTTLITGALDTGYRGTRLPVDVDAAHHSLTTCGVARFNLRFPQGLPKNWGGEGDEEVAGVRYYSWSGTLQTGRTDRGKNLFDSSNLTCRIFARTFTKERGQSDGMVGRFSSHLGKVIGDDYPLDHFDIVNQHFGLVGKGADPVRLFLEHAARLKAAGL, via the coding sequence ATGCCGCAAGAACAGGCCACGCGCTACCCCATTGTGTTGGTGCCCGGGTTGCTGGGCTTTGTGAAGCTCGTGGTTTATCCGTACTGGTTCGGTATCGTGCCAGCGTTGCGTCGGGGTGGCGCGCAGGTGATCCCGGTCATGGTCTCGGCGGTCAACTCCACCGAGATTCGCGGCGAGCAGTTGCTGGCCCGCGTGCAGGAAATTCTTGAGCAAACCGGAGCCGCCAAGGTCAACCTGATCGGTCACAGTCAGGGTGCGCTGACCATCCGCTACGTCGCTGGCGTGCGCCCGGACCTGGTCGCGTCGGTCACTTCCATTGCGGGTCCCAATCACGGCTCCGAACTGGCCGATTACCTTGAAGAGCACTTCCCGTCGCATACGATAAAAGGGCGTGTGGTCAACGCTGCCATTCGCGTCACCACGCTCATCACCGGTGCGCTCGACACCGGTTATCGCGGCACTCGGCTGCCCGTGGATGTCGACGCTGCGCACCACTCCCTCACCACCTGCGGGGTTGCGCGATTCAACCTGCGATTCCCTCAGGGGCTGCCCAAAAACTGGGGCGGGGAGGGCGACGAAGAGGTGGCCGGGGTGCGTTATTACTCCTGGTCCGGAACGCTGCAAACAGGGCGCACCGACCGCGGCAAGAACCTCTTCGACAGCTCAAATCTTACCTGTCGAATATTTGCTCGCACGTTCACGAAAGAGCGAGGTCAATCTGATGGCATGGTCGGGCGTTTCAGTTCTCACCTTGGCAAAGTCATCGGCGATGACTATCCGCTCGACCATTTCGACATCGTCAACCAGCACTTCGGGCTGGTAGGCAAGGGAGCCGATCCCGTGAGGTTGTTCCTGGAGCATGCCGCGCGTTTGAAAGCCGCCGGTCTTTGA
- the ureC gene encoding urease subunit alpha gives MKISRQAYADMFGPTVGDRVRLADTELWIEVEKDFTVYGEEVKFGGGKVIRDGMGQGQGVAADVVDTLITNALIVDHWGIVKADVGLKDGRIAAIGKAGNPDIQPGVTIAIGAATEIIAGEGMILTAGGVDTHIHFICPQQIEEALMSGVTTMIGGGTGPATGTNATTVTPGKWHMMRMLQAAEAFPMNIGFTGKGNVSLPEPLIEQVKAGAIGLKLHEDWGTTPAAIDNCLSVADEYDVQVAIHTDTLNESGFVETTLAAFKNRTIHTYHTEGAGGGHAPDIIKACGFANVLPSSTNPTRPFTRNTIDEHLDMLMVCHHLDPSIAEDVAFAESRIRRETIAAEDILHDLGAFSMLSSDSQAMGRVGEVIMRTWQTADKMKRQRGALPGDGEGNDNFRAKRYIAKYTINPAITHGISHEVGSVEVGKWADLVLWRPAFFGVKPTLILKGGSIAASLMGDANASIPTPQPVHYRPMFASYGSSLHASSLTFISQAAFDAGVPEQLGLKKQIGVVKGCRNVTKADLIHNDYLPNIDVDPQTYQVKADGVLLWCEPADVLPMAQRYFLF, from the coding sequence ATGAAAATTTCCAGGCAAGCCTACGCCGATATGTTCGGCCCCACCGTCGGCGACCGTGTGCGTCTGGCGGACACCGAATTGTGGATCGAGGTAGAGAAGGACTTCACCGTTTATGGCGAAGAGGTGAAGTTCGGAGGCGGCAAGGTCATCCGTGACGGCATGGGTCAGGGTCAGGGCGTCGCCGCCGACGTAGTCGACACGCTGATCACCAACGCGCTGATCGTCGATCACTGGGGCATCGTCAAAGCCGACGTTGGCCTCAAGGACGGGCGCATCGCAGCCATCGGCAAGGCCGGCAACCCGGACATCCAGCCCGGCGTGACCATCGCCATCGGTGCCGCCACCGAAATCATCGCGGGCGAAGGCATGATCTTGACCGCCGGCGGCGTCGACACGCACATCCACTTCATCTGCCCGCAGCAGATCGAAGAAGCGCTGATGAGCGGCGTCACCACCATGATTGGCGGCGGCACCGGCCCGGCGACGGGGACTAACGCCACCACGGTAACGCCCGGCAAGTGGCACATGATGCGCATGTTGCAGGCCGCCGAGGCATTCCCCATGAACATCGGCTTTACCGGCAAGGGCAACGTCAGCCTGCCCGAGCCGCTGATCGAGCAGGTCAAGGCCGGGGCCATCGGCCTCAAGCTGCACGAAGACTGGGGCACGACGCCTGCGGCCATCGACAACTGCCTGAGCGTCGCCGATGAGTATGACGTTCAGGTGGCGATCCACACCGACACCCTGAACGAATCCGGCTTCGTCGAAACCACGCTGGCGGCGTTCAAGAACCGCACCATCCACACCTACCACACCGAAGGCGCCGGTGGCGGCCATGCACCGGACATCATCAAGGCGTGCGGCTTTGCCAACGTGCTGCCCAGCTCGACCAACCCGACCCGCCCGTTCACCCGCAACACCATCGACGAGCACCTGGACATGTTGATGGTCTGCCATCACCTGGACCCCAGCATCGCCGAGGACGTCGCGTTCGCCGAAAGCCGCATCCGCCGCGAGACCATTGCCGCCGAAGACATCCTGCATGACCTGGGCGCGTTCTCGATGCTCAGCTCCGACAGCCAGGCCATGGGCCGGGTTGGCGAGGTGATCATGCGCACCTGGCAAACCGCCGACAAAATGAAACGCCAGCGCGGCGCATTGCCGGGTGACGGCGAAGGCAACGACAACTTCCGCGCCAAACGCTACATCGCCAAGTACACCATCAATCCGGCCATCACTCACGGCATCAGCCACGAAGTGGGTTCGGTCGAAGTGGGTAAATGGGCAGACCTGGTGCTCTGGCGTCCGGCGTTCTTCGGGGTAAAACCCACGCTGATCCTCAAAGGTGGCTCGATCGCCGCCAGCCTGATGGGCGACGCAAACGCCTCGATTCCGACCCCGCAGCCGGTTCATTACCGTCCGATGTTCGCCAGCTACGGCAGCTCGCTGCACGCCAGCAGCCTGACCTTCATCAGCCAGGCAGCCTTCGATGCCGGCGTTCCGGAACAACTGGGGCTGAAGAAACAGATCGGTGTGGTCAAGGGCTGCCGCAATGTGACCAAGGCGGATCTGATCCACAACGACTACCTGCCCAACATCGACGTCGACCCGCAGACGTATCAGGTCAAGGCCGACGGCGTGCTGTTGTGGTGCGAGCCGGCCGACGTCCTGCCGATGGCGCAGCGGTATTTTTTGTTTTAA
- a CDS encoding sensor histidine kinase, with protein sequence MRLSDFIVQNVDRIVDEWERFAATLTPAAHAMSSLELRDHAGAILLAAARDMNTAQTKAERIAKAQGEDIGKTPTLDQAAASHGELRHIVGFDLVQMTSEFRHLRATVVRFWAESQSEPQASHLTDMIRFNEAIDEALAESTAAYAERVTRSRDIFLAILGHDLRAPLQAIGMSSEVLLRKTVLADAELAYIKRIKSSSLLMGTMISDLLEFVRSRLGVTLPVDRKPMEMTLACREAIDAATAGQPDCNAVFTTTGDTRGEWDEARISQLLQNLIGNALQHGAATRQVTVTLTGEDNHVRLSVHNDGEPIAQEAIGSIFDPLVRSANEKAGIHNPSTSLGLGLYIVKEVVNAHEGSITVVSNVGDGTTFTVELPKKG encoded by the coding sequence ATGCGTCTTTCGGACTTTATCGTTCAGAACGTGGACCGCATCGTCGATGAGTGGGAACGGTTCGCGGCAACCCTGACGCCTGCAGCCCATGCGATGAGTTCGCTGGAGCTGCGCGACCACGCCGGGGCGATCCTGCTGGCAGCAGCGCGCGACATGAACACCGCGCAGACCAAGGCCGAGCGCATCGCCAAGGCTCAGGGCGAAGACATCGGCAAGACCCCAACTCTGGATCAGGCTGCCGCCAGCCACGGCGAACTGCGGCATATCGTCGGATTTGATCTGGTGCAGATGACCTCCGAATTCCGTCATCTGCGCGCCACCGTCGTGCGGTTCTGGGCTGAAAGCCAGTCGGAGCCTCAAGCCAGTCACTTGACGGACATGATCCGCTTCAACGAGGCCATCGATGAAGCACTGGCCGAGTCCACAGCGGCATACGCCGAACGCGTGACGCGCTCGCGCGACATCTTCCTCGCCATCCTCGGCCATGATTTGCGTGCTCCCCTGCAAGCCATCGGCATGTCATCCGAAGTATTGCTGCGCAAGACCGTACTGGCGGACGCAGAGCTTGCGTACATCAAACGCATCAAGAGCAGCAGTTTGTTGATGGGGACGATGATCAGCGATCTGCTGGAGTTCGTCCGCAGCCGCCTGGGCGTGACATTGCCAGTGGATCGCAAGCCGATGGAAATGACCCTGGCCTGCCGCGAAGCCATCGATGCGGCGACGGCCGGACAGCCAGACTGCAACGCAGTGTTCACGACCACAGGTGACACCCGTGGCGAGTGGGACGAAGCACGTATTTCGCAGTTGCTGCAAAACCTGATCGGCAACGCCTTGCAGCATGGCGCGGCGACGCGTCAGGTGACCGTAACCCTGACGGGCGAAGACAACCACGTCCGGCTTTCAGTGCATAACGACGGCGAGCCGATTGCGCAAGAGGCCATCGGCAGCATCTTCGACCCGCTGGTGCGCTCGGCTAACGAAAAAGCCGGTATTCACAACCCTTCCACAAGCCTGGGGCTGGGCTTGTACATCGTCAAGGAAGTGGTAAACGCCCACGAGGGCAGCATCACCGTGGTGTCAAATGTCGGCGACGGCACAACGTTCACCGTTGAGCTGCCCAAGAAAGGGTAG
- a CDS encoding ferritin-like domain-containing protein yields MINLHPMTDVATLRERARHNVENGAVTESYGADREEVLRLLNASLATELVCTLRYKRHYFMAKGIKSHAAADEFLEHATQELEHADKLAERIVQLGGEPEFNPDLLSRNSHAQYVAGNTLKEMITEDLVAERIAIDSYREIIQYIGDQDPTTRRIFEEILAQEEEHADDMADLLDGL; encoded by the coding sequence ATGATCAATCTGCACCCTATGACCGACGTCGCCACGTTACGAGAGCGCGCGCGCCACAACGTAGAGAACGGCGCCGTTACCGAGAGCTATGGCGCTGATCGTGAAGAGGTCCTGCGCCTGCTGAACGCATCGCTGGCAACCGAGCTGGTCTGCACCCTGCGTTACAAGCGCCACTACTTCATGGCGAAGGGCATCAAATCCCACGCCGCAGCCGATGAATTTCTGGAACACGCCACTCAAGAGCTTGAGCACGCAGACAAGCTGGCCGAGCGCATCGTGCAGCTGGGCGGCGAGCCGGAATTCAACCCGGACCTGCTGAGCCGCAATTCCCATGCGCAGTACGTCGCCGGGAACACGCTCAAAGAGATGATTACCGAAGACCTGGTGGCCGAGCGCATTGCCATCGACAGCTATCGCGAGATCATTCAGTACATCGGTGACCAGGACCCGACGACTCGCCGCATCTTCGAAGAGATTCTGGCTCAGGAAGAAGAACACGCCGACGACATGGCAGACCTGCTCGACGGTCTCTGA
- a CDS encoding DMT family transporter: MQYLYPLLTVMIWAGNNVITKAAAGRIFPAEIGFYRWVLAALLFTPFLLAPVLRNRAQIKPILGKVVVLGVLGMAIYQSLAYYAANITTATNMGIILSLVPVMTLGMSIASLGTRLTAGALVGAFVSFAGVLWVVSQGSWSALIAHGVNVGDLMMLVATLAYATYSTLLKKWQLRMPPLQLLYLQILVAIIALFPLYVISPKTGLNASNIPLVLYACIPTSMLAPLLWMKAISILGPSRTTLFFNLVPILTALVAALALGEQLASYHFIGGALTLGGVILAERWTTPLRKAAIS, from the coding sequence ATGCAATACCTTTATCCACTGCTCACCGTCATGATTTGGGCGGGCAACAACGTCATCACCAAAGCAGCGGCAGGGCGTATTTTCCCCGCCGAGATCGGTTTTTATCGCTGGGTCCTGGCGGCGTTGCTGTTCACGCCGTTCCTGCTGGCGCCCGTGCTGCGTAACCGCGCGCAGATCAAGCCGATCCTCGGCAAGGTCGTCGTACTGGGCGTGCTGGGTATGGCGATTTATCAAAGCCTGGCGTACTACGCGGCAAACATCACCACGGCCACGAATATGGGGATCATTCTGTCGCTGGTGCCGGTGATGACGTTGGGCATGTCGATCGCCAGCCTTGGTACGAGGCTGACTGCGGGCGCATTGGTCGGTGCGTTCGTGTCATTTGCCGGTGTGCTGTGGGTGGTGTCGCAGGGCAGCTGGAGTGCGTTGATCGCCCATGGGGTCAACGTCGGCGACTTGATGATGCTGGTTGCGACGCTGGCGTATGCAACCTACAGCACGCTGCTCAAGAAATGGCAGCTACGCATGCCGCCGTTGCAGCTGCTGTACCTGCAGATACTGGTAGCGATCATCGCGCTGTTTCCGCTGTATGTGATTTCGCCAAAGACGGGCCTGAACGCAAGCAACATTCCATTGGTGCTCTATGCGTGCATTCCGACCTCAATGTTGGCGCCGTTGCTGTGGATGAAAGCGATTTCAATCCTCGGACCCAGCCGCACCACCTTGTTTTTCAACCTGGTGCCCATCCTGACTGCGCTGGTTGCCGCGCTCGCGCTCGGCGAGCAACTGGCGTCTTATCACTTTATCGGCGGTGCCCTGACGCTGGGCGGGGTGATCCTGGCAGAACGCTGGACCACACCGCTGCGCAAGGCCGCGATCAGTTAA
- a CDS encoding GNAT family N-acetyltransferase has translation MNAAHLRRVTSESFAHYRPGLVSLLLDAVQHGASVGFMAGLGAEEAAQWWDAVKGEVEQGNLLLWVVAEEEHVLATVQLVLCQKANGLNRAEVQKLLVLNQARRRGLATQLMTAVELAAQQHQRGLVYLDTLAGSDAEDFYRALGYELSGLLPDYACNPDGEYKATAIYYKLLSRKSE, from the coding sequence ATGAATGCCGCTCACCTGCGCCGGGTCACGTCAGAAAGTTTCGCGCACTATCGCCCTGGTCTCGTATCGCTATTGCTGGACGCAGTCCAACACGGCGCCTCGGTGGGGTTCATGGCGGGTCTCGGCGCCGAGGAAGCTGCCCAGTGGTGGGACGCCGTCAAGGGCGAGGTCGAGCAAGGCAATCTGCTGCTGTGGGTCGTGGCCGAGGAAGAGCATGTGCTTGCAACGGTGCAACTGGTGCTGTGCCAGAAAGCCAATGGCCTTAACCGCGCCGAGGTGCAGAAATTGCTGGTCTTGAATCAGGCGCGTCGGCGCGGCCTGGCCACGCAGTTGATGACAGCCGTGGAGTTGGCGGCGCAGCAGCATCAGCGCGGGCTTGTGTACCTGGACACCCTGGCGGGCTCCGATGCCGAGGATTTCTATCGCGCCCTGGGGTACGAGCTGTCCGGTCTGCTGCCGGACTACGCCTGTAATCCCGATGGCGAATACAAGGCCACGGCCATTTATTACAAGTTACTGTCGAGGAAGAGCGAATGA
- a CDS encoding PsiF family protein produces the protein MTMLRIPLLVMGLLLSAQGFAATAQQNKMTTCNADASAKSLKGDERKAFMSTCLKAAPAPVATQQDKMKTCNATASTQALKGDARKSFMSDCLKKK, from the coding sequence ATGACGATGCTGCGTATCCCCTTGTTGGTCATGGGCTTGCTGTTGAGTGCCCAAGGTTTTGCCGCTACGGCCCAGCAAAACAAAATGACCACGTGCAACGCCGACGCCTCGGCGAAATCCCTGAAGGGCGATGAGCGCAAGGCGTTCATGAGCACGTGCCTCAAGGCTGCGCCCGCACCGGTTGCCACTCAGCAAGACAAGATGAAGACCTGCAACGCTACGGCCAGCACTCAGGCGCTTAAAGGCGATGCACGCAAGTCCTTCATGAGCGATTGTCTTAAAAAGAAATAA
- a CDS encoding AI-2E family transporter: protein MPTFSPRQVYLASCILVFGGLLLVLPLNLLPSLLAGLLVYELVDMLTPQLQRLIAGERARWLAVALLGTLVVTVLALLFAGAISFLLHEAENPGASLDKFMILVDRARGQLPPFIDNYLPASATEFQVSLSAWLTKHLGELQLLGKGAAHMFVTLLIGMVLGAIIALQRIPDVTKRKPLAAALFERLHLLSQAFRNIVFAQIKISLLNTAFTSIFLAVILPLCGVHLPLTKTLIVLTFLLGLLPVVGNLMSNTLIFIVGMSLSIWVAMAALGYLIVIHKVEYFLNARIVGGQISAKSWELLLAMLIFEAAFGLPGVVAGPIYYAYLKSELRKAELV, encoded by the coding sequence ATGCCAACGTTTTCGCCCCGTCAAGTGTATCTGGCCAGTTGCATTCTCGTGTTTGGCGGGTTGTTGCTGGTGCTGCCGCTCAACTTGTTGCCCAGTCTTTTGGCGGGCTTGCTGGTGTATGAATTGGTCGACATGCTCACGCCTCAGCTGCAGCGGCTGATCGCCGGCGAGCGTGCGCGTTGGCTCGCCGTGGCGTTGTTGGGCACGCTGGTGGTTACGGTGTTGGCCTTGTTGTTTGCAGGGGCGATCAGCTTTCTCCTGCATGAGGCGGAAAACCCCGGGGCGTCACTGGATAAATTCATGATTCTGGTGGACCGCGCGCGCGGTCAACTGCCGCCTTTCATCGATAACTATTTGCCAGCCAGCGCCACTGAATTTCAGGTGTCCCTGAGCGCCTGGCTGACCAAGCACCTCGGCGAACTGCAGCTGCTCGGCAAAGGCGCGGCGCATATGTTCGTCACGCTGCTGATCGGCATGGTCCTGGGCGCGATCATCGCCCTCCAACGCATCCCGGATGTCACCAAACGCAAGCCTTTGGCCGCCGCGCTGTTCGAGCGCTTGCACTTGCTGAGTCAGGCGTTCCGCAACATCGTCTTCGCTCAGATCAAAATTTCGCTGCTCAACACGGCATTCACCTCGATCTTCCTCGCGGTCATCCTGCCACTGTGTGGCGTTCACCTGCCGCTGACCAAAACGCTGATTGTGTTGACGTTCCTGCTGGGCTTGCTTCCGGTGGTGGGCAATCTCATGTCCAACACGCTGATTTTTATCGTCGGCATGTCGCTGTCAATCTGGGTGGCAATGGCGGCGCTGGGTTATCTGATCGTGATCCACAAGGTCGAGTACTTCCTCAACGCGCGGATCGTCGGCGGGCAGATCAGTGCCAAGTCGTGGGAGTTGCTGCTGGCGATGCTGATATTTGAAGCTGCGTTCGGCCTTCCCGGCGTGGTCGCGGGGCCGATCTATTACGCCTACCTGAAGAGCGAGCTGCGCAAGGCAGAGTTGGTTTAG
- a CDS encoding chaperone modulator CbpM, protein MSDTLVIDMQEFCEVVGMPAAFVIEIVEHGILEPQGRRPDEWVFDGASLSIAKRAVRLHHQLQLEWDGVALALNLLEELERVRAENRMLKQRLGRFLD, encoded by the coding sequence ATGAGCGACACCCTGGTCATCGACATGCAGGAGTTCTGTGAGGTGGTCGGCATGCCGGCCGCTTTTGTCATCGAGATCGTCGAACACGGCATTCTCGAACCCCAGGGAAGGCGTCCGGATGAGTGGGTATTTGACGGTGCGTCGCTGTCGATTGCCAAGCGTGCGGTCAGGTTGCATCACCAGTTGCAGCTGGAATGGGATGGCGTTGCCCTGGCGTTGAACCTGCTGGAAGAGCTTGAGCGGGTGAGGGCGGAAAACCGCATGCTGAAGCAGCGGTTGGGGCGGTTTCTCGACTGA
- a CDS encoding urease subunit beta has translation MIPGEYQIQPGDIELNVDRRTITLSVANSGDRPIQVGSHFHFFETNDALTFDRTASRGMRLNIPAGTAVRFEPGQAREVELVDLAGLRRVFGFAGRVMGNL, from the coding sequence ATGATTCCTGGTGAATACCAGATCCAGCCCGGTGACATCGAACTCAACGTCGATCGGCGCACCATCACCCTCAGCGTTGCGAACAGCGGTGACCGGCCGATTCAGGTCGGCTCGCACTTTCATTTTTTCGAAACCAACGACGCCCTGACGTTTGATCGCACCGCCAGCCGAGGCATGCGCCTGAACATCCCGGCCGGCACCGCCGTGCGCTTCGAGCCCGGGCAGGCACGGGAAGTGGAGCTGGTGGACCTCGCCGGGTTGCGGCGGGTTTTCGGGTTTGCCGGACGGGTGATGGGGAATTTGTAG
- the osmE gene encoding osmotically-inducible lipoprotein OsmE, whose amino-acid sequence MFKQSLAVVISMAALAGCASTTLPNPVDYATYRNEPLVKQVEEGMTKEQVLTIGGTPSTTTQRRAHPGTCNNYVLNREGHQQAYYVTFDNNGRVNSKGFMTCEQRDANERAM is encoded by the coding sequence ATGTTCAAGCAATCTCTGGCAGTAGTGATTTCCATGGCCGCGTTGGCGGGTTGCGCATCGACCACCCTGCCGAACCCGGTTGACTACGCGACCTACCGCAATGAACCACTGGTCAAGCAAGTCGAAGAAGGCATGACCAAGGAACAAGTCCTGACCATCGGCGGCACGCCGTCGACCACTACCCAGCGCCGCGCTCACCCTGGCACTTGCAACAACTATGTGCTGAACCGCGAAGGCCACCAACAGGCTTACTACGTCACCTTCGACAACAACGGTCGCGTGAACAGCAAAGGCTTCATGACGTGCGAACAGCGTGACGCCAACGAACGCGCCATGTGA
- the cbpA gene encoding curved DNA-binding protein, whose protein sequence is MDFKDYYKILGVEPTADDKTIKTAYRKLARKYHPDVSKEPGAEDKFKEASEAYEALSDPEKRAEYDDIRKYGSQGRFQPPPGWQGRGGAGQGFGGGGFENGDFSDFFSSIFGNRGGQQGGRAQSPGRRGQDVEMELAVFLEETLSTESKQISFKVPQHSANGQRMADITKTLNVKIPAGVTDGERIRLKGQGAPGIAGGEKGDLYLIIRLAPHPMFDVEGHDLIITVPIAPWEAALGTKVAVPTLTGKINLTIRPDSQNGQRLRVKGNGLLNKQGQRGDLFAQIKIVMPKSTDEATKVLWEKLAAQAAFDPRAQWSN, encoded by the coding sequence ATGGACTTCAAAGACTATTACAAGATCCTTGGCGTAGAGCCGACGGCGGACGATAAGACCATCAAGACCGCCTATCGCAAGCTTGCGCGCAAGTATCACCCCGACGTCAGCAAAGAGCCTGGCGCTGAGGATAAATTCAAGGAAGCCTCCGAAGCGTATGAAGCACTCAGCGATCCGGAGAAGCGTGCCGAATACGATGACATTCGCAAGTACGGCAGTCAGGGTCGCTTCCAGCCACCACCCGGCTGGCAGGGCCGTGGCGGCGCTGGCCAGGGATTTGGTGGCGGCGGATTCGAGAACGGCGATTTTTCGGACTTTTTCAGCTCCATCTTTGGCAACCGGGGTGGTCAGCAGGGCGGCCGGGCACAAAGCCCCGGACGTCGAGGGCAGGACGTGGAGATGGAATTGGCGGTGTTTCTGGAGGAAACCCTCTCCACCGAGTCCAAGCAGATCAGCTTCAAGGTGCCGCAGCACAGCGCCAATGGCCAACGCATGGCGGACATCACCAAGACGCTGAATGTGAAAATTCCGGCGGGTGTCACCGATGGCGAGCGCATCCGCCTCAAGGGGCAGGGCGCACCTGGCATTGCGGGCGGTGAGAAGGGCGATCTGTACCTGATCATTCGTCTGGCGCCGCACCCGATGTTCGACGTCGAGGGCCATGACCTGATCATTACGGTGCCCATTGCGCCTTGGGAAGCGGCGCTCGGGACCAAGGTCGCCGTCCCGACGCTGACTGGCAAGATCAACCTGACCATCCGCCCGGACAGTCAGAACGGCCAGCGCTTGCGCGTCAAAGGCAATGGTCTGCTGAACAAGCAGGGCCAGCGCGGTGACCTCTTCGCGCAAATCAAAATCGTCATGCCCAAGTCAACCGATGAAGCGACCAAAGTGCTGTGGGAGAAGCTGGCCGCGCAGGCCGCCTTCGATCCGAGGGCCCAATGGAGTAACTGA
- a CDS encoding Hsp70 family protein: protein MSTPSPARALGIDFGTSNSTVGWLRPGTETLIALEDGKITLPSVVFFNIEERRPVYGRLALHEYLEGYEGRLMRSLKSLLGSKLIKHDTSVLGTAMPFKDLLGLFIGELKKRAEAAAGHSFDQVVLGRPVHFVDDDAAADQEAEDTLAEVARKIGFKDVSFQFEPIAAAFDYESTLDREELVLIVDIGGGTSDFSLVRLSPERRLVDDRHSDILATGGVHIGGTDFDKQLSLQGVMPLFGYGSRMKSGAYMPTSTHMSLATWHTINSVYSQKSQLALGSMRYDIEDTQGIDRLFKLIEQRAGHWLAMEVEETKIQLTQADSRLVLMDRVEPGLSVDLTRQLFESSIDALLERVRNSVTKLLNDAGVGVADVDTVFFTGGSSGIPALRNSVAAMLPKARHVEGNIFGSIGSGLAIEAKKRYG from the coding sequence ATGAGCACTCCTTCCCCGGCCCGTGCCCTTGGTATTGACTTCGGCACGTCCAACTCCACAGTCGGCTGGCTGCGTCCAGGGACGGAAACACTGATCGCACTGGAAGACGGCAAGATCACGCTGCCATCGGTTGTGTTTTTCAACATCGAAGAGCGCCGCCCGGTTTATGGTCGCCTCGCGCTTCACGAATATCTTGAGGGCTACGAAGGCCGCCTGATGCGCTCGCTCAAGAGCCTGCTGGGCTCCAAGCTGATCAAGCACGACACCAGCGTGCTGGGCACGGCGATGCCTTTCAAAGACTTGCTCGGGCTGTTCATCGGTGAGCTGAAGAAGCGCGCCGAGGCGGCGGCGGGCCACTCCTTCGATCAAGTGGTGCTGGGCCGACCGGTGCATTTTGTCGATGACGATGCCGCTGCTGACCAGGAGGCCGAGGACACCCTGGCCGAAGTCGCACGCAAGATCGGTTTCAAGGACGTGTCGTTCCAGTTCGAACCGATTGCTGCCGCGTTCGATTACGAGTCGACGCTGGACCGTGAAGAGCTGGTCCTGATTGTGGACATCGGCGGCGGTACGTCGGACTTCTCGCTGGTGCGACTGTCGCCGGAGCGTCGTCTGGTTGACGATCGCCACAGCGACATCCTCGCCACCGGCGGCGTACACATCGGCGGTACCGACTTCGACAAGCAGCTGAGCCTGCAGGGCGTGATGCCGCTGTTTGGTTACGGCAGCCGGATGAAAAGCGGCGCCTACATGCCGACCAGCACGCACATGAGCCTGGCGACCTGGCACACGATCAACTCGGTGTACTCGCAAAAATCGCAGCTGGCCCTGGGCAGCATGCGTTACGACATCGAAGACACGCAGGGCATCGACCGTCTGTTCAAGCTGATCGAACAACGTGCCGGTCACTGGCTGGCGATGGAAGTCGAAGAAACCAAGATCCAGCTGACTCAGGCAGACAGTCGCCTGGTGCTGATGGACCGCGTGGAGCCCGGCCTGAGCGTCGACCTGACCCGCCAGTTGTTTGAATCGTCGATCGATGCGTTGCTTGAACGTGTGCGCAACAGTGTGACGAAGCTGCTGAACGATGCTGGCGTTGGGGTGGCCGACGTCGACACGGTGTTCTTCACCGGCGGCTCAAGCGGCATCCCTGCCCTGCGCAACAGCGTCGCGGCAATGCTACCCAAGGCCCGGCACGTTGAAGGCAACATCTTCGGCAGCATCGGCAGCGGTTTGGCCATCGAAGCGAAGAAGCGCTACGGCTGA